In one Sneathia sanguinegens genomic region, the following are encoded:
- a CDS encoding ribonuclease H family protein has product MSYYAYYLIKEQKSGVVNTWEECKNLTTNKKSRYKKFSTLSSAKEWIKNGCIYEKKENIYPSLDENAIYFDAGTGRGIGVEVRVTNINRQSILSKIIPENLINKYGNYQVAKNRTNNFGELTGAFFALKLALKYNIKLICGDSKLVIDYWINCRYNKANIDSDTIELIEKTNKLYIEYKLKGGKISRISGDINPADLGFHK; this is encoded by the coding sequence ATGTCATATTATGCTTATTATTTAATAAAAGAACAAAAAAGTGGTGTTGTTAACACCTGGGAAGAATGCAAAAATTTAACTACTAATAAAAAGAGTAGATATAAGAAATTTTCAACTCTTTCTTCTGCAAAAGAATGGATAAAAAATGGTTGTATTTATGAAAAAAAAGAAAATATTTATCCAAGTCTTGACGAAAATGCAATATACTTTGATGCAGGAACTGGTCGTGGAATTGGTGTAGAAGTAAGAGTTACTAATATAAATAGGCAATCTATTTTGTCTAAAATTATTCCAGAAAATTTAATAAATAAATATGGTAATTATCAAGTTGCAAAAAATAGAACCAATAATTTTGGTGAATTAACTGGAGCTTTTTTTGCTTTAAAATTAGCACTAAAATATAATATAAAATTAATTTGTGGTGATAGTAAATTAGTTATAGATTATTGGATTAATTGTAGATATAATAAAGCAAACATTGATAGTGATACTATAGAATTAATTGAAAAAACTAATAAATTATATATTGAATATAAACTTAAAGGCGGAAAAATATCTAGAATTTCTGGAGATATAAATCCTGCTGATTTAGGTTTTCATAAATAG
- the miaB gene encoding tRNA (N6-isopentenyl adenosine(37)-C2)-methylthiotransferase MiaB, translating to MRKAHIITYGCQMNYNESAKMSNMLQDIGYDMVEEAEDADLVLINTCTVREGAASKVYSELGRLKEIKENKNDFIIGVTGCLAQEEKENFIKRTPYVDLVIGNQNIAMLPDLIDGIVKNEINNIVMVNNKDVLPKRVDADFGNDISASIAISYGCNNYCTFCIVPHVRGRERSVPLDEILSDVRKYTKKGYKEILFLGQNVNSYGNDLRKDEKTSFANLLRESANIEGNFWIKYISPHPKDFTDDVIKVIKENPKISRMLHLPLQSGSSKILKKMKRGYTKEQYLELAFKIKKEIPDIALTTDIIVGFPGETDEDFKETLEVVEKVGFENAFMFMYSKRKNTPASSYKNQISDEIKNQRLKTLMNMQDKIAYNLSQKYIGKVVKVLVEGESKKNKDMLYGRTSTHKIVLFPKENMDILKGHFVNVEITHTNTWTLYGNLKKKVK from the coding sequence ATAAGAAAAGCACATATAATAACTTATGGTTGTCAAATGAACTATAATGAAAGTGCAAAAATGTCTAATATGTTACAAGATATAGGTTACGACATGGTTGAAGAAGCTGAAGATGCTGATTTAGTTTTAATAAATACTTGCACAGTTAGAGAAGGTGCTGCAAGTAAAGTATATAGTGAACTTGGTAGATTAAAAGAAATAAAAGAAAATAAAAATGACTTTATAATTGGTGTTACAGGTTGTCTAGCACAAGAAGAAAAAGAAAACTTTATAAAGCGTACACCCTATGTTGATTTAGTTATTGGAAATCAAAATATTGCAATGTTACCAGATTTAATTGATGGTATCGTAAAAAATGAAATAAATAATATTGTTATGGTCAATAACAAAGATGTATTACCTAAAAGAGTCGATGCTGACTTTGGAAATGATATCTCTGCTTCTATAGCAATAAGCTATGGTTGCAATAATTATTGTACTTTTTGTATAGTTCCTCATGTTCGTGGTAGAGAAAGATCTGTTCCTTTAGATGAAATTTTAAGTGATGTTAGAAAATATACAAAAAAAGGATATAAGGAAATACTATTCTTAGGTCAAAATGTTAATTCTTATGGAAATGATTTAAGAAAAGATGAAAAAACTAGCTTTGCAAATCTACTAAGAGAAAGTGCAAATATTGAAGGTAATTTCTGGATAAAATATATATCTCCTCATCCAAAAGATTTTACAGATGATGTTATTAAAGTTATAAAAGAAAATCCAAAAATTTCAAGAATGCTACATTTACCTCTACAATCTGGTTCAAGTAAAATATTAAAAAAAATGAAAAGAGGTTACACTAAAGAACAATATCTTGAATTAGCCTTTAAAATAAAAAAAGAAATACCTGATATTGCCTTAACTACAGATATTATAGTTGGTTTCCCTGGAGAAACCGATGAAGATTTTAAAGAAACTTTAGAAGTTGTTGAAAAAGTTGGCTTTGAAAATGCTTTTATGTTCATGTATTCTAAGCGTAAAAATACGCCAGCTAGTTCATATAAAAATCAAATTAGTGATGAAATAAAAAATCAAAGACTAAAAACTCTTATGAATATGCAAGATAAAATTGCATATAATTTAAGCCAAAAATATATAGGTAAAGTTGTTAAAGTCCTTGTTGAAGGTGAAAGTAAAAAGAATAAAGATATGCTTTATGGACGAACATCTACACACAAAATTGTACTATTTCCAAAAGAAAATATGGATATTTTAAAAGGTCATTTTGTAAATGTAGAAATAACACATACCAATACTTGGACTTTATATGGAAATTTGAAAAAGAAGGTGAAATAG
- the rho gene encoding transcription termination factor Rho — translation MDELLKYKTTKLREIAKEHGIENYKSMIREDLINNICVQLAKEEGKLYTVGTLDIMNDGYGFLRNTDLNADVYVSISQIKKIALRQGDVICGEIRVPIGTEKNYGLIKIQFINSDTIDKALNRPVFDELIPAYPNEKIKLGEGEISSRLIDLIAPIGKGQRGLIVAPPKGGKTVLLTTLANDIIKYNKDIDVWILLIDERPEEVTDIKENVKEAEVYSATFDEDPNIHIKVTEKVLEAAKLEVEKGKNIVILMDSLTRLARSYNIVIPSSGKIISGGIDPKALYMPKKFLGAARNIRKGGSLTIIATALIDTGSRMDEVIFEEFKGTANMEIILDRTLQQLRLFPAIDIIKSGTRREDLLYAKKELDLIWALRRKLMKCNEAEALKYLLDLLKQYSTNAELIDNIKYELM, via the coding sequence GTGGACGAATTATTAAAATATAAAACAACTAAGCTTAGAGAAATTGCAAAAGAACATGGAATTGAAAATTACAAGTCTATGATAAGAGAAGACCTAATTAATAATATCTGTGTTCAATTAGCAAAAGAAGAAGGAAAATTATATACTGTTGGAACACTTGATATAATGAATGATGGTTATGGTTTTTTAAGAAATACAGATCTTAATGCCGATGTTTATGTTTCTATATCACAAATAAAAAAAATTGCCCTAAGACAAGGTGATGTTATTTGTGGTGAAATAAGAGTTCCTATAGGTACTGAAAAAAATTATGGTCTAATAAAAATTCAATTTATAAATAGTGATACTATTGATAAAGCTCTTAATAGACCTGTTTTTGATGAATTAATACCTGCTTATCCAAATGAAAAAATAAAATTAGGCGAAGGTGAAATTTCATCAAGATTAATTGATCTTATTGCTCCTATAGGTAAAGGTCAAAGAGGACTTATAGTTGCTCCTCCAAAAGGAGGTAAAACTGTGCTATTGACTACACTGGCAAATGATATTATAAAATATAATAAGGACATTGATGTTTGGATTCTTTTAATAGACGAAAGACCAGAAGAAGTTACCGATATAAAAGAAAATGTCAAAGAAGCTGAAGTATATTCTGCAACTTTTGACGAAGATCCTAATATTCATATCAAAGTTACAGAAAAAGTATTAGAAGCTGCAAAATTAGAGGTTGAAAAGGGGAAAAATATTGTAATACTAATGGATAGTTTAACAAGACTTGCAAGATCATACAATATTGTTATTCCATCAAGTGGTAAAATAATAAGTGGTGGTATAGATCCAAAAGCTTTATATATGCCAAAAAAATTCCTTGGAGCAGCTAGAAATATACGGAAAGGTGGTAGTCTTACAATAATTGCAACAGCTCTTATTGATACTGGTAGTCGTATGGACGAAGTCATATTTGAAGAATTCAAGGGAACTGCAAATATGGAAATAATTCTTGATAGAACTTTACAACAATTACGCCTATTCCCTGCAATAGATATAATAAAAAGTGGTACTAGACGAGAAGATTTACTTTATGCAAAAAAAGAATTAGATCTTATTTGGGCTTTAAGAAGAAAATTAATGAAATGTAATGAAGCTGAAGCATTAAAATATTTACTTGATTTACTTAAACAATATAGCACAAATGCTGAACTAATTGATAATATAAAATATGAATTAATGTAA
- a CDS encoding MFS transporter, with the protein MKTFKYLLMQALFFACFCALFAFANPFLSSKNFSITQIGLLITLSSIFSVISQPYITNCIEKYKKFTVKKSILLLTYLTILSLLIILISNNTFILFLCYVIALGCIMSIQTFMYPFIFEYIDEGYKVNFGFARGMGSVTYAVVSLTLGFFSKKSLNFLPAFCFITSFALLLVVYSFKNLENKTISNNNLENETTSFKEFYKKNKSFCYILLGCTLLFYTHSALNTYLKNIMEYINCGTYEVGVCYMLSSIIEFPVMTAVPYLHKKFSYNFLFAISAIGFTTKCFFIMLGTLFKSISIIYFAQFFQIFGFALYLPVSLYYISTVLDKKDVTKAQAYLGIGITLGGILGNYISAYIFQSLSIFYFLASCFIITFIGTLFITTNTKKS; encoded by the coding sequence ATGAAAACATTTAAATATTTACTTATGCAGGCTCTATTTTTTGCCTGCTTTTGTGCTTTATTTGCTTTTGCAAATCCTTTTTTAAGTTCAAAAAATTTTTCCATAACACAGATAGGTTTACTTATAACCTTATCTTCAATTTTTTCAGTTATTTCACAACCATATATTACTAATTGTATAGAAAAGTATAAAAAATTCACAGTAAAAAAATCTATATTGTTATTGACATATTTAACAATATTGTCTTTATTGATAATACTTATTAGTAACAATACTTTTATTTTATTTTTATGCTACGTAATAGCTTTAGGTTGTATTATGAGTATTCAAACTTTTATGTATCCCTTTATTTTCGAATACATTGATGAAGGATATAAAGTTAATTTTGGTTTTGCAAGAGGTATGGGTTCTGTTACCTATGCAGTTGTTTCACTAACTTTAGGCTTTTTCTCAAAAAAAAGTTTGAATTTTCTACCTGCTTTTTGCTTTATTACTTCATTTGCTCTATTACTTGTAGTGTACTCATTTAAAAATTTAGAAAATAAAACTATTTCTAATAATAATTTAGAAAATGAAACTACTTCTTTTAAAGAATTTTATAAGAAAAATAAAAGTTTTTGCTATATTCTTTTAGGCTGTACCTTATTATTCTACACACATTCTGCCTTGAATACATATTTAAAAAATATTATGGAATATATTAATTGTGGAACTTATGAAGTTGGTGTCTGCTATATGCTTTCATCAATAATTGAGTTTCCTGTAATGACTGCAGTACCCTATCTACATAAAAAATTCAGTTATAATTTCCTATTTGCTATATCAGCTATAGGTTTTACAACTAAATGTTTTTTTATCATGCTTGGAACTTTATTTAAAAGTATTAGTATAATTTATTTTGCACAATTCTTTCAAATATTTGGTTTTGCCTTATACTTACCAGTATCACTTTATTACATATCTACAGTATTAGATAAAAAAGATGTTACAAAGGCTCAAGCATATTTAGGAATTGGCATTACTTTAGGTGGAATTCTAGGAAATTATATCAGTGCATATATTTTCCAAAGTTTATCTATATTTTACTTCTTAGCTTCTTGCTTTATAATTACATTTATAGGAACTTTATTTATCACAACTAATACTAAAAAAAGTTAA
- a CDS encoding EamA family transporter — MNKKFLGIFLATISSTLWGIGGNFTGYIFKNSNIDYSSLVFFRMFIASIIFFILGFIKDEPIKAFDMINNKKRFIQLIIYSFFGMLGVQLPFYATIKYSSAPFATLMQFGSPILVILYICFKYRKKPQLNEIICTFFILIGVFFVVTNGKLNSLSVQVNAIYWGLITAFGYAFYIVYAKNFFSWPTSFLMAYGMLFGSIFILPITNFKISISCLSHSNILFSFIMVLTIGTVIPFYLLIESSRYINPKLTCMLSVAEPIVSLLVSIIFMHEHFGLYQFIGILIIIFSIFVVTSTTKD; from the coding sequence TTGAACAAAAAATTTTTAGGTATATTTTTAGCAACAATTAGTTCTACTTTATGGGGAATCGGGGGCAATTTCACAGGATATATCTTTAAAAATTCAAATATTGACTATAGTTCATTAGTTTTTTTCAGAATGTTTATAGCTAGTATTATTTTCTTTATTCTAGGTTTTATAAAAGATGAACCAATTAAGGCTTTCGATATGATAAATAACAAAAAACGCTTTATACAGCTTATTATTTACTCATTTTTCGGTATGCTTGGAGTACAATTACCATTTTATGCAACTATAAAATACAGTTCTGCTCCTTTTGCAACTCTAATGCAATTTGGTTCGCCTATATTAGTTATACTATATATTTGTTTTAAATATAGGAAAAAACCTCAACTAAATGAAATTATTTGTACTTTTTTCATACTAATAGGTGTTTTCTTTGTAGTAACAAATGGAAAATTAAACAGTTTATCTGTCCAAGTTAATGCAATTTATTGGGGACTTATTACAGCCTTTGGTTATGCCTTTTATATAGTCTATGCAAAAAATTTTTTCTCATGGCCTACTTCATTTTTAATGGCTTATGGTATGTTATTTGGTTCAATTTTCATATTACCTATAACAAATTTTAAAATTTCAATTAGCTGTCTTAGTCATTCTAATATATTATTCTCATTTATTATGGTCTTGACTATAGGAACAGTTATTCCTTTCTATTTATTAATAGAAAGTTCAAGATATATTAATCCTAAGCTTACTTGTATGCTTAGTGTAGCTGAACCTATTGTTTCTTTATTAGTTTCCATAATATTTATGCATGAACATTTTGGTTTGTACCAATTTATTGGAATACTTATTATAATATTTTCAATATTTGTAGTTACATCTACTACAAAAGATTAA
- a CDS encoding DUF1846 domain-containing protein codes for MKIGFDHEKYLTEQSKYILERVNEYDKLYIEFGGKLFSDLHAKRVLPGFKKDAKVELLHKLKDKLEVIICVYSGDIERNKLRGDLGITYDLEVLRIIDDLHANDLQVNSVVITRYTGQPSAKIFKQKLESRGIKVYIFEPTMGYPNDIDVIVSEEGFGQRPYIKTTKPIVVVTAPGPGSGKLATCLAQLYNEHKHGVNVGYAKFETFPVWNLPLKHPLNIAYEAATVDLKDVNMIDTFHLNAYGINAVNYNRDIEAFPILKRIIEKIKGYAIYKSPTDMGVNRLATGIIDDEVVKKASCDEIIRRMFKTACEYKKGYVDLDVSNRAKMIMEELNLKETDRPCVIPAREKAEKSGFPSMAIELDNGKIITGRTTEIMEAAASAILNAIKYLANIDENLHLIAPAVLTPILKLKKENLAYVNAILTVEEVLIALSISATTNPSAALALQMLPKLKHAQAHSTTILPTKLEQLFTKLEIDVTADPVFATDKLYY; via the coding sequence ATGAAAATTGGATTTGATCACGAAAAATATCTTACAGAACAATCTAAGTACATTTTGGAAAGAGTTAATGAGTACGACAAACTTTATATTGAATTTGGAGGAAAATTATTTTCTGATTTACATGCAAAAAGGGTTTTACCTGGCTTTAAAAAAGATGCTAAAGTAGAACTTTTACATAAACTTAAGGATAAATTAGAAGTTATTATCTGTGTTTATTCTGGAGATATTGAACGGAATAAATTAAGAGGTGACCTAGGTATCACTTATGATCTTGAAGTTTTACGTATAATTGACGATTTACATGCAAATGATTTACAAGTTAATAGTGTCGTTATTACAAGATATACTGGACAACCCTCAGCAAAAATTTTTAAACAAAAATTGGAAAGTCGTGGTATAAAAGTATATATCTTTGAACCAACTATGGGATATCCTAATGATATTGATGTTATCGTTAGTGAAGAAGGTTTTGGTCAAAGACCATATATTAAAACTACAAAACCTATTGTAGTTGTTACTGCCCCAGGTCCTGGTTCAGGTAAATTAGCAACTTGTTTGGCACAACTATATAATGAACATAAACATGGTGTTAATGTTGGATATGCTAAATTCGAAACTTTCCCAGTTTGGAATTTACCACTTAAACATCCTTTAAATATAGCTTATGAAGCAGCTACAGTTGACTTAAAAGATGTTAATATGATAGATACATTCCACTTGAATGCCTATGGAATAAATGCTGTTAATTACAATAGAGATATTGAAGCTTTCCCTATTTTAAAAAGAATAATTGAAAAAATAAAGGGTTATGCTATTTATAAGTCACCTACAGATATGGGTGTAAATAGACTTGCGACTGGTATCATTGACGATGAAGTAGTTAAAAAAGCTTCATGTGATGAAATTATTCGTAGAATGTTTAAAACTGCCTGTGAATATAAAAAGGGATATGTAGATCTTGATGTTTCAAATAGAGCAAAAATGATAATGGAAGAACTTAATTTAAAAGAAACTGATAGACCTTGTGTAATTCCAGCAAGGGAAAAAGCTGAAAAATCTGGTTTCCCTTCAATGGCAATTGAATTAGATAATGGAAAAATAATTACAGGTAGAACTACTGAAATTATGGAAGCTGCAGCCTCTGCAATATTAAATGCAATAAAATATTTAGCAAATATTGATGAAAATTTACATTTAATTGCTCCCGCTGTACTAACTCCTATTTTAAAATTAAAAAAGGAAAATCTAGCTTATGTAAATGCAATTTTAACTGTTGAAGAAGTCTTAATTGCTCTTTCAATTTCAGCTACTACTAATCCTAGTGCTGCTCTTGCATTACAAATGTTACCAAAATTAAAACATGCTCAAGCTCATTCAACAACTATTTTACCAACTAAGCTAGAACAATTATTTACAAAACTTGAAATTGATGTAACAGCTGATCCTGTATTTGCTACAGATAAGCTATATTATTAA
- a CDS encoding YadA family autotransporter adhesin, producing MNKLEKSIKANFKKKIAINKAIIILFMITGGIAVFGDNVNVSIIGEDHGLEIGDNSRARGKGSIATSENGIATGKGAVATGGDNTSKEDIERKLQENQAKLNEISEVEKKGVEITNKISDLQKREQDVIQAGIRVEQIRNAKANAEREAERLRNAWQTEVDGSEEFFKNYQAKIDDLNSRLTGIGELGNIETSGESDETAEKFKQKVEQGTTLNLSKEFYKDYITSYYKALGDLRMNKILSNCIYGSTNLPNGKINNIYNKIEANFLKRDLKDIVIYCRSIYDESMPISYDTLSYSNAMNCDAYYRYLGNYSISGEIGIVNNSEYMYNGKPVTTVKDINVDITNQTDYDLWKSAKDDWKNQIYDVNKRIGNEFVGKFDTLTNGKSTILFNMVTDMKFELVDLDYEITHDQWEYEQTHDVTWLDKKRECINKRQQKLDTNIEVIKAKYKELFGEELENTGELLSKICDKFINEWRKENIDDVLNKNKITTEKLTNELEQALGVNKNAIKERQEKIDRMKSEYEQAERNAKGINPSEQDLILSREYEQVKAEIEQMTNTLKENKERLKALKDALTLYDLRNLGKDNIAYGTDTLAVGDNAIAMGKGTKTVGENSISFGVDLLTTGKNNTNIGQLSQVTGEMNQVMGYNNKVKGNQNLVFGSNVTIDGINNAIVFGDSSTPVTNAVSIGNSNTQRQIKFVAEGKDDTDAVNVKQLKDEIDKIKLKAGEPGKPGKNGKSAYDIWATSDKAVEYADKHGKSLDKLTVSDFLDSLKGENGKDAQMSKEMKKQIENMDKKTDMALSGIANCMAMSSLTQNVSSSAGLSAAYGTYGSEHAVAIGLSGITKNRRLTYRLNGTVNTKGNLGLGLGIGVVFGEIYDSSVQQKEIEALKKENKEIKELLMKLLKK from the coding sequence ATGAATAAGTTAGAAAAAAGTATTAAGGCTAATTTTAAGAAAAAAATTGCAATAAATAAGGCAATCATAATTTTATTCATGATTACTGGAGGTATTGCAGTATTTGGAGATAATGTAAATGTCTCAATAATTGGAGAAGATCATGGATTAGAAATAGGAGATAATTCAAGAGCTCGTGGAAAAGGAAGTATTGCTACAAGTGAAAATGGTATAGCAACAGGAAAAGGTGCTGTAGCTACAGGTGGTGATAATACAAGTAAAGAAGATATAGAGAGAAAACTACAAGAAAATCAAGCAAAATTAAATGAAATAAGCGAAGTAGAAAAGAAAGGTGTAGAAATCACAAATAAGATAAGTGATTTACAAAAAAGAGAACAAGATGTAATACAAGCAGGTATTAGAGTAGAACAAATAAGAAATGCGAAGGCTAATGCAGAAAGAGAAGCTGAAAGATTAAGAAATGCCTGGCAAACAGAAGTTGACGGAAGTGAAGAATTTTTCAAGAACTATCAAGCTAAAATAGATGATTTAAATTCAAGACTTACCGGAATAGGAGAATTAGGGAATATAGAAACTTCAGGAGAATCAGATGAAACAGCTGAGAAATTTAAACAAAAGGTAGAACAAGGTACTACCTTAAATTTAAGTAAAGAGTTCTATAAAGACTATATAACTAGTTATTATAAGGCACTTGGTGATTTGAGAATGAATAAAATATTAAGTAATTGTATATATGGGTCTACTAATTTACCAAATGGCAAAATAAATAATATATATAATAAAATTGAAGCAAATTTTTTAAAGAGAGATTTAAAAGATATAGTTATATATTGTAGGAGTATTTATGATGAAAGTATGCCAATTAGTTATGACACTTTATCTTATAGTAATGCAATGAATTGTGATGCATATTATAGATATTTAGGCAATTACAGTATAAGTGGTGAAATTGGAATTGTTAATAATTCAGAATATATGTATAATGGTAAACCAGTAACAACAGTAAAAGATATTAATGTAGATATAACTAATCAAACAGATTATGATCTATGGAAGAGTGCTAAAGATGATTGGAAAAATCAAATATATGATGTTAATAAAAGAATTGGAAATGAATTTGTTGGTAAATTTGACACTTTAACTAATGGAAAATCTACAATTTTATTCAATATGGTAACTGATATGAAATTTGAATTGGTTGATTTAGATTATGAAATAACACATGACCAATGGGAATATGAACAAACACATGATGTTACATGGCTAGATAAGAAAAGAGAATGCATAAATAAAAGACAGCAAAAATTAGATACGAATATAGAAGTAATAAAAGCAAAGTATAAGGAATTATTTGGTGAAGAATTAGAGAATACCGGTGAATTATTATCTAAAATTTGTGATAAGTTTATAAATGAATGGAGAAAAGAAAATATAGATGATGTTTTAAATAAGAATAAGATAACAACAGAAAAATTAACTAATGAATTAGAACAAGCTTTAGGAGTAAATAAGAACGCTATAAAAGAAAGACAAGAAAAAATAGATAGAATGAAATCTGAATATGAACAAGCAGAGAGAAATGCTAAAGGAATAAATCCTAGTGAACAAGATTTAATTTTATCAAGGGAATATGAACAAGTAAAAGCTGAAATAGAACAAATGACTAATACATTAAAAGAAAATAAAGAAAGATTAAAGGCACTAAAAGATGCTCTAACCTTATATGATTTAAGAAATTTGGGAAAGGATAATATAGCTTATGGTACTGATACCTTAGCTGTTGGTGATAATGCAATAGCAATGGGTAAAGGAACTAAAACAGTTGGAGAAAATAGTATTTCATTCGGTGTTGATTTATTAACAACAGGGAAAAATAATACAAATATTGGTCAATTATCACAAGTAACAGGCGAAATGAATCAAGTTATGGGATATAATAATAAGGTTAAGGGTAATCAAAACTTAGTATTTGGAAGTAACGTAACAATAGATGGTATTAATAATGCAATAGTGTTTGGAGATAGTAGTACACCAGTAACAAATGCAGTTTCAATCGGTAATAGTAATACTCAAAGACAAATAAAATTTGTTGCAGAAGGTAAAGACGATACTGATGCAGTAAATGTTAAACAATTAAAAGATGAAATAGATAAAATTAAATTGAAAGCTGGAGAACCAGGAAAACCAGGAAAAAATGGTAAGAGTGCTTATGATATATGGGCAACATCAGATAAAGCTGTTGAATATGCAGATAAACATGGTAAGAGTTTAGATAAATTAACAGTATCTGATTTCCTAGATTCATTAAAAGGCGAAAATGGTAAAGATGCTCAAATGAGTAAAGAAATGAAAAAACAAATTGAAAATATGGATAAGAAAACAGATATGGCATTAAGTGGTATAGCTAATTGTATGGCTATGTCTAGTTTAACACAAAATGTATCAAGTTCAGCAGGACTTTCAGCAGCATATGGTACTTATGGTTCAGAACATGCTGTAGCTATAGGTTTGAGTGGTATAACAAAGAATAGAAGATTAACATATAGATTAAATGGAACTGTAAATACTAAAGGAAACTTAGGTCTTGGTTTAGGTATAGGAGTTGTTTTTGGGGAAATTTATGATAGTAGTGTACAACAAAAAGAAATTGAAGCATTGAAAAAAGAAAATAAAGAGATTAAGGAACTTCTTATGAAATTGCTTAAGAAATAA